From one Streptomyces mobaraensis genomic stretch:
- the ispG gene encoding flavodoxin-dependent (E)-4-hydroxy-3-methylbut-2-enyl-diphosphate synthase — protein MTAISLGMPSVPTKLADRRVSRKIQVGSVAVGGDAPVSVQSMTTTRTSDIGATLQQIAELTASGCQIVRVACPTQDDADALKVIAAKSQIPVIADIHFQPKYVFAAIDAGCAAVRVNPGNIKQFDDKVKEIAKAASEAGTPIRIGVNAGSLDRRLLQKYGKATPEALVESALWEASLFEEHGFRDIKISVKHNDPVVMVNAYRQLAAQCDYPLHLGVTEAGPAFQGTIKSAVAFGALLAEGIGDTIRVSLSAPPAEEVKVGIQILESLNLRQRRLEIVSCPSCGRAQVDVYKLADEVTAGLEGMEVPLRVAVMGCVVNGPGEAREADLGVASGNGKGQIFVKGEVIKTVPESKIVETLIEEAMKIAAQMEKDGVASGEPEVSVAG, from the coding sequence ATGACCGCGATTTCGCTGGGAATGCCGTCCGTTCCGACCAAGCTCGCCGACCGCCGCGTCAGCCGCAAGATCCAGGTCGGATCCGTGGCCGTGGGCGGGGACGCCCCGGTGTCGGTGCAGTCGATGACGACGACGCGGACGTCGGACATCGGTGCGACGCTCCAGCAGATCGCGGAGCTGACGGCGTCGGGCTGCCAGATCGTGCGGGTGGCGTGCCCGACGCAGGATGACGCGGACGCGTTGAAGGTGATCGCGGCGAAGTCGCAGATCCCGGTGATCGCGGACATCCACTTCCAGCCGAAGTACGTGTTCGCGGCGATCGACGCGGGCTGTGCGGCGGTGCGGGTGAACCCGGGCAACATCAAGCAGTTCGACGACAAGGTCAAGGAGATCGCCAAGGCGGCCTCCGAGGCCGGCACCCCGATCCGCATCGGGGTGAACGCCGGGTCGCTCGACCGCCGTCTGCTCCAGAAGTACGGCAAGGCCACGCCCGAGGCGCTGGTGGAGTCGGCGCTGTGGGAGGCGTCGCTGTTCGAGGAGCACGGCTTCCGCGACATCAAGATCTCCGTCAAGCACAACGACCCCGTCGTCATGGTCAACGCCTACCGGCAGCTCGCCGCCCAGTGCGACTACCCGCTGCACCTGGGCGTCACCGAGGCCGGTCCCGCCTTCCAGGGCACGATCAAGTCGGCGGTGGCGTTCGGTGCGCTGCTGGCGGAGGGCATCGGCGACACCATCCGCGTCTCGCTGTCGGCGCCGCCGGCGGAGGAGGTCAAGGTCGGCATCCAGATCCTGGAGTCGCTCAACCTGCGCCAGCGCCGGCTGGAGATCGTCTCGTGCCCGTCGTGCGGGCGGGCGCAGGTGGACGTCTACAAGCTGGCGGACGAGGTGACCGCGGGTCTGGAGGGCATGGAGGTGCCGCTGCGCGTGGCGGTGATGGGCTGTGTGGTCAACGGTCCGGGTGAGGCGCGCGAGGCGGACCTGGGTGTGGCGTCCGGCAACGGCAAGGGGCAGATCTTCGTGAAGGGCGAGGTCATCAAGACCGTCCCCGAGTCGAAGATCGTCGAGACCCTCATCGAAGAGGCCATGAAGATCGCCGCCCAGATGGAGAAGGACGGCGTCGCCTCCGGCGAGCCCGAGGTCAGCGTCGCCGGCTGA
- a CDS encoding M50 family metallopeptidase, whose translation MTLLMTVLGIVVFVVGLLFSIAWHELGHLSTAKMFGIRVPQYMVGFGPTILSRKKGDTEYGIKAIPLGGYIRMIGMFPPGEDGKIAARSTSPWRGMIEDARSAAFEELQPGDESRLFYTRKPWKRVIVMFAGPFMNLILAVVLFLGVLMTFGVRTETTQVGSVQDCVVKASSATDTCPKDAPKSPANAAGLRAKDKIVAFNGHPTPDWKSIQKDIRKTTGPATITVERDGKRLDLHANLIENQVQKYDGDGNPVRGEYITAGFLGFAPASGIVQQSFGQSVDRMGDMVQSGVESLVALPGKIPDLWNAAFDGGERKADSPMGVVGAARVGGEVFTLDIPPSQQIALMLTLVAGFNLSLFLFNMLPLLPLDGGHIAGALWESVRRMFAKVFRRPDPGPFDVAKLMPVAYVVAGIFICFTLLVLVADVVNPVRLT comes from the coding sequence ATGACCCTTCTGATGACGGTCCTCGGGATAGTCGTCTTCGTGGTGGGCCTGCTGTTCTCCATCGCCTGGCACGAGCTGGGCCACCTCTCGACCGCCAAGATGTTCGGCATCCGGGTGCCGCAGTACATGGTCGGCTTCGGCCCGACGATCCTCTCCAGGAAGAAGGGCGACACCGAGTACGGCATCAAGGCGATCCCGCTCGGCGGCTACATCCGCATGATCGGCATGTTCCCGCCCGGCGAGGACGGCAAGATCGCGGCCCGGTCCACGTCCCCTTGGCGCGGCATGATCGAGGACGCCCGGTCGGCCGCGTTCGAGGAGCTCCAGCCGGGCGACGAGAGCCGGCTGTTCTACACGCGCAAGCCCTGGAAGCGCGTGATCGTGATGTTCGCCGGGCCGTTCATGAACCTGATCCTGGCCGTCGTGCTCTTCCTCGGCGTGCTGATGACCTTCGGCGTCCGCACCGAGACGACGCAGGTCGGCTCGGTCCAGGACTGCGTCGTCAAGGCGTCCAGCGCCACCGACACCTGTCCCAAGGACGCCCCGAAGTCCCCGGCCAACGCGGCCGGCCTGCGGGCCAAGGACAAGATCGTCGCGTTCAACGGGCACCCGACGCCCGACTGGAAGTCGATCCAGAAGGACATCCGGAAGACCACCGGACCGGCGACGATCACCGTCGAGCGCGACGGCAAGCGCCTCGACCTGCACGCCAACCTGATCGAGAACCAGGTCCAGAAGTACGACGGCGACGGCAACCCCGTCCGCGGCGAGTACATCACCGCCGGCTTCCTCGGCTTCGCGCCCGCCAGCGGCATCGTCCAGCAGTCCTTCGGCCAGTCGGTCGACCGGATGGGCGACATGGTCCAGTCCGGCGTCGAGTCCCTGGTCGCCCTGCCCGGCAAGATCCCCGACCTCTGGAACGCGGCCTTCGACGGCGGCGAGCGCAAGGCCGACTCCCCGATGGGCGTCGTCGGCGCGGCCCGGGTCGGCGGCGAGGTGTTCACCCTTGACATCCCGCCGTCCCAGCAGATCGCGCTGATGCTGACCCTGGTGGCCGGCTTCAACCTCTCGCTGTTCCTCTTCAACATGCTGCCGCTGCTGCCCCTGGACGGCGGGCACATCGCCGGCGCCCTCTGGGAGTCGGTGCGCCGGATGTTCGCCAAGGTGTTCCGCCGCCCGGACCCCGGCCCCTTCGACGTGGCCAAGCTGATGCCGGTCGCCTACGTCGTCGCGGGTATCTTCATCTGCTTCACCCTGCTCGTCCTCGTGGCCGATGTGGTGAATCCGGTGCGCCTGACGTGA
- the dxr gene encoding 1-deoxy-D-xylulose-5-phosphate reductoisomerase — MTDSLADPHLRYSAPTHRSGGPREIVILGSTGSIGTQAIDLVLRNPDRFTVTALSAAGGRVELLAEQAHRLDVRAVAVAREEAAPALRAALAARYGARPLPEVLAGPDAATELARSECHTVLNGITGSIGLAPTLAALEAGRSLALANKESLIVGGPLVKAVAKPGQIVPVDSEHAALFQALLGGARSEVRKLVVTASGGPFRGRTKEQLAAVTPADALAHPTWAMGPVITINSATLVNKGLEVIEAHLLYDIPFDRIEVVVHPQSYVHSMVEFTDGSTLAQATPPDMRGPIAIGLGWPERVPDAAPAFDWSKASTWEFFPLDEEAFPSVALARHVGSLGGTAPAVFNAANEECVDAFLSGGLPFNGIVDTVAEVVAEHGTPDRGTLLTVPDVLQAETWARARARELVARTATAVRTAGATSEARA; from the coding sequence ATGACCGACTCCCTCGCTGACCCGCATCTGCGCTACTCCGCCCCCACGCACCGGAGCGGTGGCCCGCGCGAGATCGTGATCCTCGGTTCGACCGGTTCGATCGGGACCCAGGCCATCGACCTCGTGCTGCGCAACCCCGACCGGTTCACGGTGACGGCCCTGTCCGCCGCCGGCGGCCGGGTCGAGCTGCTCGCCGAGCAGGCGCACCGGCTGGACGTACGGGCGGTGGCCGTGGCGCGGGAGGAGGCGGCTCCGGCGCTGCGGGCGGCGCTGGCCGCGCGGTACGGCGCCCGGCCGCTGCCGGAGGTGCTGGCGGGCCCGGACGCGGCCACCGAGCTGGCCCGGAGCGAGTGCCACACGGTGCTCAACGGCATCACGGGTTCGATCGGTCTGGCGCCGACGCTGGCGGCCCTGGAGGCCGGCCGGTCGCTGGCGCTGGCGAACAAGGAGTCGCTGATCGTCGGCGGCCCGCTGGTCAAGGCCGTCGCCAAGCCCGGGCAGATCGTGCCGGTGGACTCCGAGCACGCGGCGCTGTTCCAGGCGCTGCTGGGCGGTGCCCGCAGCGAGGTCCGCAAGCTGGTGGTGACGGCCTCCGGCGGTCCGTTCCGCGGCCGTACCAAGGAGCAGCTGGCCGCCGTCACCCCCGCCGACGCCCTGGCGCACCCCACCTGGGCGATGGGCCCGGTCATCACGATCAACTCCGCGACACTGGTCAACAAGGGGCTGGAGGTGATCGAGGCCCACCTGCTCTACGACATCCCCTTCGACCGCATCGAGGTCGTCGTCCACCCCCAGTCGTATGTGCACTCCATGGTCGAGTTCACCGACGGCTCCACGCTCGCCCAGGCCACCCCGCCGGACATGCGCGGCCCGATCGCCATCGGCCTCGGCTGGCCCGAGCGGGTGCCCGACGCCGCCCCGGCCTTCGACTGGTCGAAGGCGTCCACCTGGGAGTTCTTCCCGCTGGACGAGGAGGCGTTCCCCTCCGTCGCGCTCGCCCGGCACGTGGGTTCCCTGGGCGGCACGGCCCCGGCGGTGTTCAACGCCGCGAACGAGGAGTGCGTCGACGCGTTCCTCTCCGGCGGCCTGCCGTTCAATGGCATCGTGGACACCGTCGCCGAGGTCGTGGCGGAGCACGGCACCCCCGACCGGGGAACCCTCCTCACGGTCCCGGACGTCCTGCAGGCGGAGACCTGGGCCCGTGCCCGGGCCCGCGAACTGGTGGCGCGTACGGCAACCGCGGTCCGTACGGCCGGAGCGACCTCGGAGGCCCGCGCATGA
- a CDS encoding acyl-CoA dehydrogenase family protein, which translates to MTAPSVRPVSEREARRVAEAAREQGWQKPSFAKELFLGRFRLDLIHPYPAPAPEDVRRGEEFLARLRAFCETGIDSARIEREARIPDETVAGLRELGAFGMKIDVRYGGLGLTQVYYNKALMLVGSVSPVVGALLSAHQSIGVPQPLKLFGTQEQKDAFLPRCARHDISAFLLTEPDVGSDPARLATTAVPDGDDYVLDGVKLWTTNGVVADLLVVMARVPKSEGHKGGITAFVVETAAEGVTVEHRNAFMGLRGIENGVTRFHGVRVPAAHRIGPEGAGLKIALTTLNTGRLSIPAMCVGAGKWCLKIAREWSAAREQWGKSIARHEAVGAKISFIAATTFALEAIVDLSGQMADEDRNDIRIEAALAKLYGSEMGWRMTDELVQIRGGRGYETAASLAARGERAVPAEQMLRDMRINRIFEGSTEIMHLLIAREAVDAHLSVAGDLIDPEKTLGDKARAGARAGGFYARWLPKLVAGPGQLPTSYAEFHPAGHTDLSGHLRYVERASRRLARSTFYAMSRWQGRLETKQGFLGRVVDIGAELFAMSAACVRAEKLRTEGAHGREAYGLADAFCRQARIRADELFARLWTNTDALDRSVVNAVTAGACTWLEDGILDPSDDGPWIADATPGPAKYDNVHRPVP; encoded by the coding sequence ATGACCGCACCATCCGTACGGCCGGTCTCCGAGCGCGAAGCCCGCCGGGTCGCCGAGGCGGCCCGCGAGCAGGGCTGGCAGAAGCCCAGCTTCGCCAAGGAACTCTTCCTCGGCAGGTTCCGGCTCGACCTGATCCACCCGTACCCGGCGCCCGCGCCGGAGGACGTGCGGCGCGGCGAGGAGTTCCTCGCCCGGCTGCGCGCGTTCTGCGAGACGGGCATCGACAGCGCCCGCATCGAACGCGAGGCGCGCATCCCCGACGAGACGGTCGCGGGCCTCAGGGAGCTCGGCGCCTTCGGGATGAAGATCGACGTCCGGTACGGCGGCCTCGGCCTCACCCAGGTGTACTACAACAAGGCCCTGATGCTGGTCGGCTCGGTCAGCCCGGTCGTCGGCGCGCTGCTCTCGGCCCACCAGTCCATCGGCGTCCCGCAGCCGCTGAAGCTCTTCGGCACCCAGGAGCAGAAGGACGCGTTCCTGCCGCGCTGCGCCCGCCACGACATCTCGGCGTTCCTGCTCACCGAGCCGGACGTCGGCTCGGACCCGGCCCGGCTGGCCACCACCGCCGTGCCCGACGGCGACGACTACGTCCTCGACGGCGTCAAGCTCTGGACCACCAACGGCGTCGTCGCCGACCTGCTGGTCGTCATGGCCCGGGTGCCGAAGAGCGAGGGCCACAAGGGCGGGATCACCGCCTTCGTCGTGGAGACGGCGGCCGAGGGCGTCACCGTCGAGCACCGCAACGCCTTCATGGGCCTGCGCGGCATCGAGAACGGCGTCACCCGCTTCCACGGGGTCCGGGTGCCGGCGGCGCACCGCATCGGACCCGAGGGCGCCGGCCTGAAGATCGCGCTGACCACGCTGAACACCGGACGGCTGTCCATCCCGGCGATGTGCGTCGGCGCCGGCAAGTGGTGTCTGAAGATCGCCCGCGAGTGGTCCGCCGCCCGCGAGCAGTGGGGGAAGTCCATCGCCCGCCACGAGGCCGTCGGCGCGAAGATCTCGTTCATCGCCGCCACCACCTTCGCCCTGGAGGCGATCGTCGACCTCTCCGGCCAGATGGCCGACGAGGACCGCAACGACATCCGCATCGAGGCCGCCCTCGCCAAGCTCTACGGCAGCGAGATGGGCTGGCGGATGACGGACGAACTGGTCCAGATCCGCGGCGGCCGGGGCTACGAGACCGCCGCCTCCCTCGCCGCCCGCGGCGAGCGCGCCGTCCCCGCCGAGCAGATGCTCCGCGACATGCGCATCAACCGGATCTTCGAGGGCTCCACCGAGATCATGCACCTGCTGATCGCCCGGGAGGCCGTGGACGCCCACCTGTCGGTCGCCGGCGACCTCATCGACCCGGAGAAGACCCTGGGCGACAAGGCGCGGGCCGGCGCCCGGGCCGGCGGCTTCTACGCCCGCTGGCTGCCCAAGCTCGTCGCCGGCCCGGGCCAGCTGCCGACCAGCTACGCCGAGTTCCACCCGGCCGGCCACACGGATCTCTCCGGGCACCTGCGCTACGTCGAACGCGCCTCGCGCCGGCTCGCGCGCTCCACCTTCTACGCCATGTCCCGCTGGCAGGGACGGCTGGAGACGAAGCAGGGGTTCCTGGGACGCGTGGTGGACATCGGGGCCGAGCTCTTCGCCATGAGCGCGGCCTGCGTCCGGGCCGAGAAGCTGCGCACCGAGGGGGCGCACGGCCGGGAGGCGTACGGGCTCGCGGACGCCTTCTGCCGGCAGGCGCGGATCCGCGCCGACGAGCTCTTCGCCCGGCTGTGGACCAACACCGACGCCCTCGACCGCTCGGTGGTGAACGCGGTGACGGCCGGGGCCTGCACCTGGCTGGAGGACGGCATCCTCGACCCGAGTGACGACGGCCCCTGGATCGCCGACGCCACCCCGGGCCCGGCCAAGTACGACAACGTGCACCGGCCGGTCCCCTGA
- a CDS encoding response regulator, translating into MTGEHGGGTGIRVLVVDDQVLIRAGVAALLRAAPGVTVAAEAVDGQEAVDLAVAHHPDVVLMDIRMPGLSGIAATERILAAGLVPAPRILVLTTFDLDEYVYAALRAGASGFLLKDAGPQRLLAAVTAVAGGDTLFSPSVTRRLVEAFTRPRSAPEPPRSEVLEVLTGREREVLRHTGRGLSNGEIATELVISEATVKTHLNRAMAKLGLCSRAQAVVVAYESGLVKPGTPR; encoded by the coding sequence ATGACCGGCGAGCACGGCGGCGGTACCGGCATACGCGTCCTCGTCGTCGACGACCAGGTCCTCATCCGGGCCGGGGTCGCGGCCCTGCTGCGCGCGGCCCCCGGCGTGACCGTGGCGGCCGAGGCCGTCGACGGGCAGGAGGCCGTCGACCTGGCCGTCGCCCACCACCCGGACGTCGTCCTCATGGACATCCGGATGCCCGGCCTCAGCGGCATCGCCGCCACCGAGCGCATCCTCGCCGCCGGCCTCGTCCCCGCGCCCAGGATCCTCGTCCTCACCACCTTCGACCTCGACGAGTACGTCTACGCCGCGCTGCGCGCCGGTGCCTCCGGCTTCCTGCTCAAGGACGCCGGGCCGCAGCGGCTGCTGGCCGCCGTCACCGCCGTGGCGGGCGGGGACACCCTCTTCTCGCCCAGCGTCACCCGCCGCCTCGTCGAGGCGTTCACCCGGCCGCGGTCCGCCCCCGAACCGCCGCGGAGCGAGGTCCTCGAGGTGCTCACCGGCCGCGAACGGGAGGTGCTGCGCCACACCGGGCGCGGCCTGTCCAACGGCGAGATCGCCACCGAGCTCGTCATCAGCGAGGCCACCGTCAAGACCCACCTCAACCGCGCCATGGCCAAACTCGGCCTCTGCAGCCGCGCCCAGGCCGTGGTCGTCGCCTACGAGAGCGGCCTCGTGAAGCCCGGCACACCGCGCTGA
- a CDS encoding sensor histidine kinase, whose amino-acid sequence MRTAGAAAARSRAWMRTLERRSAAWPLWVRDAPLAVCCAIATVVYVSTPSPANDLWKRPDALAYGLICVINLSLAARRLAPVLTFALTSTLWMVFVAAGYWPIVNSLCPMVTLYAVAASRPAPVAMVCGVCCAGCAVLSSVLGDTDDLVTTIAQAAVMLLIILKFGGNARQLAQRNAELSRLAAQLRREREENARRAVAEERVRIARELHDVVAHHMSVVSVQAGLARYVFTSDPATAQDALGTISASSGEALEEMRRLLAVLRVGPEGGDESGHPEGDCPYHPMPGLDRLEATVERMRAVGVRVDLEVTGERRPLAAGPDLCAYRVVQEALTNIIKHAGAARAVVRVAFRPHELELSVTDDGRPSPRRRRNVPANPVPSGGHGLIGMRERARIYGGRLAAGPRADGGFEVRLTLPLQ is encoded by the coding sequence GTGCGGACGGCAGGGGCGGCAGCGGCGCGGTCGCGCGCGTGGATGCGGACGCTGGAACGGCGGTCCGCCGCCTGGCCGTTGTGGGTGCGGGACGCGCCGCTGGCGGTGTGCTGCGCCATCGCCACGGTGGTCTACGTCAGCACGCCGTCGCCCGCGAACGACCTCTGGAAACGGCCCGACGCCCTGGCCTACGGGCTGATCTGCGTCATCAACCTGAGCCTGGCCGCTCGCCGGCTGGCGCCCGTCCTCACGTTCGCCCTGACCAGCACCCTGTGGATGGTGTTCGTCGCCGCCGGATACTGGCCGATCGTCAACAGCCTCTGCCCGATGGTGACGCTGTACGCGGTCGCGGCGAGCCGCCCCGCGCCGGTGGCCATGGTCTGCGGCGTCTGCTGCGCCGGGTGCGCCGTGCTCTCCTCGGTACTCGGCGACACCGACGACCTGGTGACCACGATCGCCCAGGCCGCGGTGATGCTCCTCATCATCCTGAAGTTCGGCGGCAACGCGCGCCAGCTCGCCCAGCGCAACGCCGAGTTGTCCCGCCTGGCGGCCCAACTCCGCCGGGAGCGCGAGGAGAACGCCCGCCGCGCCGTCGCCGAGGAGCGGGTCCGCATCGCCCGGGAGCTGCACGACGTCGTCGCCCACCACATGTCCGTGGTGTCGGTGCAGGCCGGGCTCGCCCGCTACGTCTTCACCAGCGATCCGGCCACCGCCCAGGACGCGCTGGGCACGATATCGGCCAGCAGCGGGGAGGCACTGGAGGAGATGCGCCGGCTGCTGGCCGTGCTCCGGGTCGGCCCGGAGGGCGGGGACGAGAGCGGGCACCCGGAGGGCGACTGCCCGTACCACCCGATGCCCGGCCTCGACCGGCTGGAGGCGACCGTGGAGCGGATGCGGGCGGTCGGCGTCCGGGTGGACCTGGAGGTCACGGGGGAGCGGCGGCCCCTGGCGGCCGGCCCCGACCTCTGCGCGTACCGCGTGGTCCAGGAGGCGCTGACCAACATCATCAAGCACGCGGGCGCCGCCCGCGCGGTGGTCCGCGTCGCCTTCCGCCCGCACGAACTGGAACTGAGCGTCACCGACGACGGCCGGCCCTCGCCCCGGCGGCGGCGAAACGTTCCGGCCAACCCGGTGCCGTCCGGCGGGCACGGATTGATCGGCATGCGCGAGCGCGCCAGGATCTACGGGGGAAGACTCGCGGCCGGCCCGCGGGCGGACGGCGGCTTCGAGGTCCGGCTGACGCTTCCCCTCCAGTGA
- a CDS encoding aldehyde dehydrogenase family protein: MTSPAPHAFWLAGRKATGEETFDVTNSWDGRLVGTVSVPTEAQVEEAVAAAHAVREEFAGTPAHVRTAALDHVAKRLAERTEEIAQLISAENGKPIKWARGEVGRAVSVFRWAAEEARRFNAGDAQRLDTDPGSTGRLALTRRFPRGVVLGIAPFNFPLNLAAHKVAPAIAVGAPIILKPAPATPLSSLVLGELLAETELPAGSWSVLTVPNDRMPALVQDERLPVISFTGSGPVGWSILDSAPRKHVTLELGGNGAAVVLADWSSEADLDWAAQRVATFSNYQGGQSCISVQRVIADASLYERLVPKVVAAVEAQVTGDPSDAATDVGPLVSEDAAKRVESWVDEAVAAGAKLLAGGKREGASYAPTVLADVPAGVTIACEEVFGPVLTLSKADGEEAAFAAVNDSPYGLQAGVFTHDLQTAFRAHRALETGGVVIGDVPSYRADQMPYGGAKQSGVGREGVRYAMDDYTYERVLVLTGLAL, from the coding sequence ATGACCTCCCCCGCCCCGCACGCGTTCTGGCTGGCCGGCCGCAAGGCCACCGGCGAGGAGACCTTCGACGTCACGAACTCCTGGGACGGCCGCCTGGTCGGCACCGTGAGCGTGCCCACCGAGGCGCAGGTGGAGGAGGCCGTGGCCGCCGCGCACGCCGTGCGCGAGGAGTTCGCGGGGACGCCCGCGCACGTCCGTACGGCCGCCCTCGACCACGTCGCCAAGCGGCTGGCCGAGCGCACGGAGGAGATCGCCCAGCTGATCTCGGCCGAGAACGGCAAGCCCATCAAGTGGGCGCGCGGCGAGGTCGGCCGGGCCGTCTCCGTCTTCCGGTGGGCCGCCGAGGAGGCGCGCCGCTTCAACGCGGGTGACGCGCAGCGGCTGGACACCGACCCCGGTTCCACCGGCCGCCTGGCCCTCACCCGCCGCTTCCCGCGCGGCGTCGTGCTCGGCATCGCGCCGTTCAACTTCCCGCTGAACCTGGCCGCGCACAAGGTCGCGCCCGCCATCGCGGTCGGTGCGCCGATCATCCTCAAGCCGGCCCCGGCGACCCCGCTGTCCTCGCTGGTCCTCGGCGAGCTGCTGGCCGAGACGGAGCTGCCGGCCGGTTCCTGGAGCGTCCTGACCGTTCCCAACGACCGGATGCCGGCCCTCGTCCAGGACGAGCGGCTGCCGGTGATCTCGTTCACCGGTTCCGGTCCGGTCGGCTGGTCCATCCTGGACTCGGCGCCGCGCAAGCACGTCACCCTGGAGCTGGGCGGCAACGGCGCGGCCGTCGTCCTGGCGGACTGGTCCTCCGAGGCGGACCTGGACTGGGCGGCGCAGCGCGTCGCCACCTTCTCCAACTACCAGGGCGGCCAGTCCTGCATCTCGGTGCAGCGCGTGATCGCCGACGCGTCGCTGTACGAGCGCCTGGTGCCCAAGGTCGTCGCGGCCGTCGAGGCCCAGGTGACCGGCGACCCGTCGGACGCGGCCACCGACGTCGGCCCGCTGGTCAGCGAGGACGCCGCCAAGCGCGTCGAGTCGTGGGTGGACGAGGCCGTCGCCGCGGGCGCGAAGCTGCTCGCCGGCGGCAAGCGCGAGGGCGCCAGCTACGCCCCGACCGTGCTCGCGGACGTCCCGGCCGGTGTGACCATCGCCTGCGAGGAGGTCTTCGGACCGGTGCTGACCCTCTCCAAGGCCGACGGCGAGGAGGCCGCCTTCGCGGCGGTCAACGACTCGCCCTACGGCCTCCAGGCGGGCGTCTTCACCCACGACCTCCAGACCGCCTTCCGCGCCCACCGCGCGCTGGAGACCGGCGGCGTGGTCATCGGCGACGTCCCCTCGTACCGCGCCGACCAGATGCCGTACGGCGGCGCCAAGCAGTCCGGCGTGGGCCGCGAGGGCGTGCGCTACGCCATGGACGACTACACCTACGAGCGGGTCCTCGTCCTGACCGGCCTGGCTCTCTGA